CCCTAGCTTATAACAGGGAGTTGTTCTCCCCAATATTTACATATCTACCATACAAAGAATTTATCTCCCCCCAGTTCCCTCTCTACATGCCATCAATGGCGATCGTTACCACCACCGGTAGCCCTTCCCTGCCCCCTCCCCACCTTGGCAATGCCTTGTCTGCAACTGCTGTAAGACGAATGATAGAGCGCCCGCTATCATGTTTCACATTGTGCCACAATCGCTCAATGCTCGGCTTGAGCACTTTCTCGGCCCAGTCCTCAATCTTCTCGTCGGTAAGCCAGACACTGCCAACCATCCGATCGACAGCATCTTCATCAATCCTGAATGAGCTGCTGCTCCCCATGACCGATTCAAATTTCGCCGATATGCAATCTGTAACCGTCTTCCTGAATGGCGCGAAGTCAACAGGTCGGAACACAATGGCATCATCGACAAGTTCCAATATATCAGAGCCAGGGGCCGGTGTTGATCGCTTGACTGCAAGCTGCCCTTTCTCCTGCTCTTGTTCCACCGAGACATCACTGGAATTATGTGAGCCCTCAGTGTCATCCAAGGCGCCGACTGCCAAATTGAGGTCAAGTGACAGATCGTGACTACTGGACAGTTCTTTTGCTAACTTTGCAGGGCGAACATCATCGCATAGCCAATCTGCTCGGTGCTTGACCTGTTTGTCACCAATCGAGAGCTCTAGTTGCCAACTCGAACTTGTTGACTCCAACATCCTCTCTTCACCTCGTAGCAGAGTCTCAACGTTTGATCCCTTGAGCTCCTCAGGTACCCAGTTTGTGGTGAGCACAAATATGACAttaccaaggctgacctcaCGCCCACGGGAGTCTGGTAGGCGACCGGTCTCCATTGCCCGTTTGATCTTTCCGTGCACAACAACGTCCACTTGATCGATGCCCTCCAGAACAATCACCGAGAATGGGTTCTGCCGAACTGCCTCAGTGACCCGGTCGAGTGCAGTTTTTCCCCAGAAACCCATGTTAGGACCATCATTGCCGACCCTGCCCAACCGGTCACCACCAAAGTTCACGACGACTGGTCTGGTGTTTGCCATCAGCTCAGACAATGCGTTCACCATCTTCCTCTTACCAGCTTGATCAGGGCCAACAAACAGGAGCCACATGTCACCCCTTGTCCCAACGTTCCGCCGCTTCCCGCTGCCAGATCTGCATTGTATTACAACAGCAGCAATGGCTGAAGCGGCATCTGACTGCCAGCTGACCTTCTCTGTAAGCCCCTTGAGGAGCCTCTTGAAGGATTCAATATCAGAAATTCCAGCAATCTTGGCCTTTTGTAGAGCCGTTAGTCCTTCACAACTTTCCTTCTGCTCATTCTCCACAGCAGGATTCGTGCCCGGGTCCAAGCGACCGAGCACAAGGTCAGTTTTCACTTGGCTGGCAGGAGGGCTCTTACGGAGCTCAAGGGTCGGCGCAACCGAGGGCTTCTCCCAACTGGGATTCATCTTAAGAGTGGGGACAGCGGCACCCCTTGCGACCCCCAATTTGGGCTCGACGGGTGGGCGTGGCGTGAATGTGGCAAGAGGCATGGAGAGCGCCGGTGCCATGGGACAGGCGGAGTGGATTTGGGCACACGTCTCGCGCCATTTCCTCTCAAGCTCATCTTTGCTCCTCTTAAGTTTCAGCTCTTGCTCCTTGGCCTGtaataaagaaacaaaaaacacCATATATTAATGGCGATTCCGGTAGAAGAGAGCTTGATGTTTACCCAAGATTTCGACATGGGAAAAACACATACCTTATTTTGATCATTGCTGAGCTGCAGCCAGTGTGGCAATCCAGGCTTGGCAGCCTCAGGGCGGGACACCGGCTTATCCGTCTGCTCGGCCTCAAGCTTAGCGAGCTCGCGCTCATAGCTACCCTTGCAAAGCAAGCACATGGCCGGCTTTGCTGCCGAAGACTGGTCGCTCCCCGGAGGCGGCCACCGGAGCGCCGTTGGTGTCACTGGCATAGGCCGAAGTGCAGGTGATAGCATCCCCATTGAGCTGTTGAGAATTCCACTGCCTCCAGGCCTACACAATCCAATAATAATTCATCAAATTGACAGGAATTGAGCTACAGTTATGAGATTGAACACAAAAGTAGAAGCATACTGTTGTTACACAAAAAGCAACTACTACCTTTTTCAGGATTTCAACCATCATagtgaattaaaaaaaaccttaatcAAAGCAAAAATTTCCCCACCAAATGAAATCTTCTCCCAGGTGAAACAAATTCACaccaaacaattttttttgtaagaaATCAAGATTGAATCAGGCAGGGGAAAGAGATGGACGCACCGGAGAgctgagccggcggcggcggcggcggcgatcggcgcgccgccgccgcgggcgataGGCACGGCGTGGAGGTCCCACTCCGCTTCCATCCCCGGGTGGTAGACCTTGCAGCGGAGGTAGGTGGTGCACGCCGCCGTGCAGACGGCCCACACGCCGGCGCGCCCGAATCGACGGAGAAGGCGCCCCATCTCCGCCACCGCGGCCTTGCCCCcttccgacgccgccgccgcgggcccgTCGACGAGCCACTTGAGGTCGCCGAGGTCAAGGAccacgccgccgtgctcgccgaggAGCCTCTCGACCACCGCGCCCAGGTCCCCgatcctcgccgccatcgccgccttgtcgccggcgagcttggcgAGCTCCGCCTCCAGAGGAAGAACCTTCGCGCCGGCGAGGGCCGGGAAGCCGGCCGTCGGGATCCTCCGGATTGCCTCCTTGAGCACCGCGTCCGggccggcgtcgccgacgagcaCCGGGTTGCGGCGCGTCGGCTTGAGCATGACGTCGATCACCTTGCGCgcatcgtcgccaccgccgccgccgccgccgctggcgacggcggcggcggctgcgaggcGAGGGTTGAGGTATGCGTTGGCCGCGCCGGCGCGCGGGAGTGGGGATGGCGACGGGGAGAGCGGGCCGGGCCCGGCCGTCgtggcggaggccgcggcggaggggCACGGCGAGGGGGCGGAGAGCGACTGCTCGATGATGGacttgacggcggcggaggagaaggacgCCTCCCGCATGACGCGGCTGACGGAGGGGTCGTCGAGGATGGACAGCACGAGCTGCTCGAGCTCCACCTTGACGGCGAGGAGCGGCTGCTGCGCCGCCTCGGGGCACCCACGCCGCTGCTGCGCCTGCGCCCGCTTGAGCGCCGCGACGAGCGCGTTCGACACGGGCGGCGACGCCCCCGCCccatgcgccgccgcagccgccgccgcagcagccgggAGCCTATCCAGCGCGACGGAGAAGCAGAGCTCGAGCGCGCGGCAGTGCAGCGGgtgcgcccccgcccccgcccccgccgccgcaccaccacccccacccgcccccgccgccgacgccgccctcgcgcAGGCCTGCCTGAGCAGCCCCGCCGGCGCGGCAAgaagcgcggcggcgacgtgcagCGGCGTGGTCTGCCCATGCCGGCGCCGCCCAGCCTCATCCATGGCCCTCGCcagcgcggccgcggcctccgGCGTGAGCGTCTGCTGTATGGTGCTAAGATCCGCCCTCATCTTGATCTCCCCCAACTCATCAATCGATCAAACACCACCCCTCCACCCAAAATTCacaccaccctcgccgccgccaagaacccaacccaaccccacCCAAGAAGAGGCAGCAAAGGGGATGGAGAGGCGGAGGCAAcgagacgaagacgacgacgacgaggagtagtagcactagtagtagtagtagtacaccACTTCACCGcaagggaagggaaggagagaggaggaggaggaggagaaggcgaaaTGCGAATAGAATCTTCGTCTTCGCGCAGCCCTGCGTTGTTTGTTGTTTGTTACAATTGCCCGCTTGGGGCAGAGgagatattttatttataatttttttacctgctttttccttttcttgatttttttgctcttcttttttatttgttactactattattactttttttctaAAGTGGAGTACAACCTTGgtacaaaataagttttttaattCATCCCGCgcataccaatacaaaatcaaatataaatatgattATTGATTTTTTATCTATTcttaatgtatttatttttctaatttcaaaaACTCTGCGATAAATTACTCATAAGTGAATTTGTTTTGTGACAAACGGGAGAagtcaaaaataaatattttgacCAATGTATTTATTTTCTACCTTTGCAAACTCTAATATAATGATTACTTAAAAAGTAAATTTGTCTTGGAACAAACGGAAGAagcaaaaatgattttattttggaaacAGAAATAATATATTCATTAAATACTGTAGCGTGAATGCTTTTTGAGagtaataaaaaatgaatttctatTTTGGGTGTTTGTGCGAGGGTGTGGGTTTGAGGTAAGGAAAAGGAAAGGGTTGCGTCGCGTCACCACTTTCCGCCATCCGTCCCCCCGCTTGCAAACGTGAAtgtttcctcttttttcttaatcacccttttcttttcttttctttttcttattattctttttttcttttctcggtGCGAAAAGGAAAGGGGTTAACTTTGACAATACAAGAGGGGTAGTAATTAACCGCGTTTTGATGGTAAGATGCGAGACTTTTTGAGCGGTAAAAGGAGCTTTGCATCCGgttatttatttaaattaacAGCTCTGTTATTTTTCCCAACATGGTAGATACTACTagcatttttctaattttatatgcGCATGTTTATGATAGTTTTATCAATATATTTGCGAATTGCGATGGCTTATATACATTTGCATTTGCTAAATAATTTTCACGTTCGTTTTATAGTTAAGTTGGTttgcaaattgtatgtgatCTTGTAATTATAGGTGTGAAGATGTCCAATTCCTCGAATATAGATATTGTACGGTTGGCACACTATGTAATCCATTTTGGGAATTAGTTGCAAGTCTAGGGATATAATTCTGGCTTTAAATACTTCCCTTTAAATTTCTTTTGACATGTTTATCAACATTGGTTGTTACGGTTCCACATAAAACATCAATCTGAAGGACTggcgatttttaaaattttattaaaccatTCCTACCAATTCTTTACAATAAAACCTTCCTCATCCAATTTCCAATTTTGGATGCTTCAGGCTTCAGCAATGTTAATACTACCACATGCAAATTAAAAGATCACAGCATGGTCAGGaggcttattaaaaaatatacatat
The Oryza glaberrima chromosome 8, OglaRS2, whole genome shotgun sequence DNA segment above includes these coding regions:
- the LOC127782380 gene encoding protein SMAX1-like, whose protein sequence is MRADLSTIQQTLTPEAAAALARAMDEAGRRRHGQTTPLHVAAALLAAPAGLLRQACARAASAAGAGGGGGAAAGAGAGAHPLHCRALELCFSVALDRLPAAAAAAAAAHGAGASPPVSNALVAALKRAQAQQRRGCPEAAQQPLLAVKVELEQLVLSILDDPSVSRVMREASFSSAAVKSIIEQSLSAPSPCPSAAASATTAGPGPLSPSPSPLPRAGAANAYLNPRLAAAAAVASGGGGGGGDDARKVIDVMLKPTRRNPVLVGDAGPDAVLKEAIRRIPTAGFPALAGAKVLPLEAELAKLAGDKAAMAARIGDLGAVVERLLGEHGGVVLDLGDLKWLVDGPAAAASEGGKAAVAEMGRLLRRFGRAGVWAVCTAACTTYLRCKVYHPGMEAEWDLHAVPIARGGGAPIAAAAAAGSALRPGGSGILNSSMGMLSPALRPMPVTPTALRWPPPGSDQSSAAKPAMCLLCKGSYERELAKLEAEQTDKPVSRPEAAKPGLPHWLQLSNDQNKAKEQELKLKRSKDELERKWRETCAQIHSACPMAPALSMPLATFTPRPPVEPKLGVARGAAVPTLKMNPSWEKPSVAPTLELRKSPPASQVKTDLVLGRLDPGTNPAVENEQKESCEGLTALQKAKIAGISDIESFKRLLKGLTEKVSWQSDAASAIAAVVIQCRSGSGKRRNVGTRGDMWLLFVGPDQAGKRKMVNALSELMANTRPVVVNFGGDRLGRVGNDGPNMGFWGKTALDRVTEAVRQNPFSVIVLEGIDQVDVVVHGKIKRAMETGRLPDSRGREVSLGNVIFVLTTNWVPEELKGSNVETLLRGEERMLESTSSSWQLELSIGDKQVKHRADWLCDDVRPAKLAKELSSSHDLSLDLNLAVGALDDTEGSHNSSDVSVEQEQEKGQLAVKRSTPAPGSDILELVDDAIVFRPVDFAPFRKTVTDCISAKFESVMGSSSSFRIDEDAVDRMVGSVWLTDEKIEDWAEKVLKPSIERLWHNVKHDSGRSIIRLTAVADKALPRWGGGREGLPVVVTIAIDGM